A genomic segment from Tuwongella immobilis encodes:
- a CDS encoding vWA domain-containing protein: MKSRVRPPSLVSMWMLDVFCCALGCVTLLWLLNTRQAKMVAVDLASQKAQLAESREKLDQSQQRLTTASQQELLLQERIRLLEAEGERLRISLLESGNTIAALSAILDGSEKRELGLAANIVDLKTEQKRLTGLLSDEKALTATRTRERDSIQAQLLATRTELASLRTEMAAMQAKLTASEKAYATATLQIRDLLAMNEKSDAKTKTQTDDMARLLRQIAGLERKLQASSETTEDYRKNIIDLQGQIKSMDVQLKQAKADEETRFAGIAMSGRSVVFLVDVSGSMMMRDKETDDLTKWPIVVETIVKVMRSIPQMEQFQLVLFSDQVQHPLGQRGRWIRFEGNTTLDLVKRTLMNFTPKGDTNLYDGFEAAFGMRDQGMDTLYLFSDGLPTSGPGLTIAQQALGTNLPEAEKSDILARYVRQKMQQSWNGFRANAPRVRINSIGFFFENPAVGAFLWALSRENDGSFVGMSKP, translated from the coding sequence ATGAAATCGCGCGTTCGCCCACCATCCTTGGTTAGCATGTGGATGCTCGACGTGTTTTGCTGCGCGTTGGGCTGTGTGACACTGTTATGGCTGTTGAACACGCGGCAAGCCAAAATGGTGGCTGTCGATTTGGCCAGCCAGAAGGCCCAGCTCGCCGAAAGCCGGGAGAAGCTGGATCAATCCCAGCAGCGTCTCACCACGGCCAGCCAACAAGAATTATTGCTGCAAGAACGCATTCGCCTGCTGGAGGCGGAGGGCGAACGGCTGCGCATTTCGCTATTGGAAAGCGGCAATACCATCGCCGCCTTGTCCGCGATTCTCGATGGCAGCGAAAAGCGAGAATTGGGCTTAGCCGCCAATATTGTCGATCTCAAAACCGAGCAAAAACGGCTGACCGGCTTGCTTTCGGACGAGAAAGCCCTGACCGCCACCCGCACCCGCGAACGCGACTCCATCCAAGCGCAATTGCTGGCGACCCGCACGGAATTGGCGTCCCTGCGGACCGAGATGGCCGCGATGCAGGCCAAATTGACCGCATCCGAAAAGGCGTATGCCACCGCCACGCTGCAAATCCGCGACTTGCTGGCGATGAACGAGAAATCCGACGCCAAAACCAAAACGCAAACCGACGATATGGCCCGATTGCTGCGACAAATCGCCGGGTTGGAACGCAAGCTGCAAGCCAGCTCGGAAACCACCGAAGATTATCGCAAGAACATCATCGATCTTCAGGGACAGATCAAATCGATGGATGTGCAACTCAAGCAGGCCAAAGCCGATGAGGAGACGCGCTTCGCCGGCATCGCCATGTCGGGCCGCTCGGTCGTGTTTCTGGTCGATGTCTCGGGCAGCATGATGATGCGGGACAAAGAAACCGACGATCTGACCAAGTGGCCGATTGTCGTGGAGACGATCGTGAAAGTGATGCGGAGTATTCCGCAAATGGAACAATTCCAACTGGTGTTGTTCTCCGATCAGGTGCAACATCCTTTGGGGCAGCGCGGGCGCTGGATTCGCTTTGAGGGGAATACCACGCTCGATCTGGTCAAGCGTACGCTGATGAACTTCACCCCCAAGGGCGACACGAATCTCTACGATGGCTTCGAGGCGGCCTTTGGCATGCGCGATCAAGGGATGGATACGCTATATCTGTTCTCGGATGGTCTGCCGACCAGCGGACCGGGATTAACGATTGCCCAGCAAGCATTGGGCACGAATCTTCCCGAGGCGGAGAAGTCGGATATTCTGGCACGCTACGTCCGGCAAAAAATGCAGCAAAGTTGGAACGGGTTCCGGGCGAATGCGCCGCGAGTCCGAATCAATTCCATCGGCTTTTTCTTCGAGAATCCCGCGGTGGGAGCCTTTCTTTGGGCACTCTCCCGAGAAAACGACGGCAGTTTTGTGGGCATGAGCAAGCCTTAA
- a CDS encoding DUF481 domain-containing protein — protein MNQLRIVGVLLVIGMLPSLLPGALFAQPEGVPLDPGPIPAAPILPASFPTQNPTLPPEVGPMPTQNPVNQPDPTPAPIVLTPMPTNPDPQSTPTPSATPATPAVAPATPPATPAPAVPATPTATPGAAPVVPVPLINPPPPSAGGGNSTIPPVMNYTLPSGSTVTFGIPNGDGGFNPNAVLGPPQVLKKTATEQGEPRLWMGGVEFGLNGSEGNSQILKIRFGANATRKSQTNLLAADLFYGFSTQNSERNENKMLLSVRDEILLAGTQWSPFLAGTTEYDEFRDYEFRYASHAGLSYLFWKTEKSLFKGRFGVGTSVEVSPEDTRYNPEGMLGYDFNWRFTDRQRFVTSADFFQDLGNLERQRVRVRGAYEILVDPESNLTLRLGIQERYDSQPGNAKPNDLDFFATLMFRF, from the coding sequence ATGAACCAATTGCGCATCGTCGGGGTACTGCTGGTGATCGGGATGCTGCCCAGTCTGTTACCTGGCGCGCTGTTCGCGCAGCCGGAAGGCGTGCCGCTTGATCCCGGGCCGATCCCCGCTGCGCCGATTCTTCCGGCTTCGTTTCCGACACAGAATCCGACTCTGCCTCCTGAAGTCGGACCAATGCCGACTCAGAATCCAGTAAATCAGCCCGATCCGACTCCTGCGCCGATCGTGCTGACTCCGATGCCGACTAATCCGGATCCTCAATCCACGCCGACACCGTCCGCGACACCGGCGACGCCCGCGGTTGCCCCCGCGACACCGCCAGCGACACCGGCGCCAGCAGTCCCTGCAACGCCGACTGCGACGCCGGGTGCGGCTCCGGTGGTGCCGGTTCCGCTCATCAATCCCCCGCCGCCATCGGCTGGAGGTGGAAATAGCACGATTCCCCCGGTGATGAACTACACGCTGCCATCGGGATCGACAGTGACCTTTGGCATTCCCAATGGCGATGGCGGGTTCAATCCCAATGCGGTGCTTGGCCCGCCGCAGGTGCTCAAGAAAACGGCAACGGAACAGGGCGAACCACGACTGTGGATGGGGGGCGTGGAATTCGGGTTGAATGGCAGTGAGGGGAACAGCCAGATTCTCAAGATTCGCTTTGGCGCGAATGCCACCCGCAAGTCGCAAACCAATTTGCTGGCAGCGGATCTGTTCTACGGCTTCTCGACGCAGAACAGCGAACGGAACGAGAACAAAATGCTGCTCTCGGTGCGGGATGAAATTCTGCTGGCCGGTACGCAGTGGAGCCCGTTCTTAGCCGGGACGACCGAATACGACGAATTCCGGGATTACGAATTTCGCTACGCCAGCCACGCGGGGTTGAGTTATCTATTCTGGAAAACGGAGAAATCGCTGTTCAAAGGGCGATTTGGCGTGGGGACATCGGTGGAAGTGAGTCCGGAAGATACGCGGTACAACCCCGAAGGGATGTTGGGGTACGATTTCAATTGGCGATTCACCGATCGGCAGCGATTTGTGACCTCGGCCGACTTCTTTCAGGATTTGGGCAATCTGGAACGGCAGCGCGTGCGGGTCCGGGGTGCGTATGAAATCTTGGTCGATCCCGAATCGAATCTCACGCTCCGACTCGGGATTCAAGAGCGGTACGATAGCCAGCCCGGGAATGCGAAGCCGAACGACCTCGACTTTTTCGCCACGCTGATGTTCCGATTTTGA